The Haloplanus sp. CK5-1 genome contains a region encoding:
- a CDS encoding DUF7518 family protein: MSNRVEELESRVAQLEAAVDGLTEELVETRERLSKLEADEGVDNTRTPDRRESPDLDADADADAGTESVASEPDAESEADAETESEDDSDSDGNDIIVA; the protein is encoded by the coding sequence ATGAGCAACAGGGTGGAGGAGCTCGAATCGCGGGTCGCGCAACTGGAAGCCGCCGTCGACGGTCTCACCGAGGAACTCGTCGAGACGCGGGAGCGACTCAGCAAACTCGAAGCCGACGAGGGTGTCGACAACACGCGGACGCCCGACCGTCGGGAGTCCCCTGACCTCGACGCCGACGCCGACGCCGACGCCGGGACCGAGTCGGTGGCGTCCGAGCCGGACGCCGAGAGCGAGGCCGACGCCGAGACGGAGTCCGAGGACGACTCCGATTCGGACGGTAACGACATCATCGTCGCCTGA
- the smc gene encoding chromosome segregation protein SMC, with amino-acid sequence MHISELVLDDFKSFGRKTRIPFYEDFTVITGPNGSGKSNIIDAVLFTLGLARTRGIRAEKLTDLIYNPGHEADDDRSGPREASVTVVLDNGDGTLDRSQVVNAAGTEDVGDVDEISVKRRVKETEDNYYSYYYLNGRSVNLSDIRDLLAQAGVTPEGYNVVMQGDVTEIINMSAGQRRTIVDEIAGVAEFDAKKEDAFEELEVVQEHIDEADLRIEEKETRLDQLEDERETALEYQSLREEKAEYEGYLKAAELEEKRTALERTEKRTEAKEQELADRQATLEEHQSEVDRLEADLDDLTREIERKGEDEQLRIKGEIEETKGEIGRLEATIESQEETIEDAEQERREAFVSLDRKNEELDDLEDEIRSIKVEKASVKGDIEEKESELQAVEDEIENVDTAFDELKAELAEHKETLEERKTERNDAQREKDRLLDEARRRSNRIGEAQSELEAAHERVPELKAELSDLRGELDRAERNRETIEDAIEELRSEKADLNDDLGEIEDDLRTKQNEYAELEARADRDGDDSWPRSVTTVLNGGIDGVHGAVGQLGSVDPEYATACETAAGGRLANVVVDDDGVGATCIDHLKSRSAGRATFLPITEMDRRGLPSKPSHPGVVDFARNLVDYDDRYAGVFSYVLGSTLVVEDMDTARDLMGDYRLVTLDGDLAEKSGAMTGGSGGGSRYSFTKSGKGKLERLAEEIESLEDDRRAVREEIRDVESRLDDARDRKADATERVREVEAEIEDVETELADTEAEIEELEDELDGLRDEREEVDAEMSELEERIDELDGEIEGIEAEIEALEADLADSRIPELTDRKEGIEADLADLHDRMDDLDAQLNQTRVEAEYAEEAVDDLESTIEAAKERKREAADRIEELEAEVEDREATLAEKRAAIEDLEDELADLKAEREGLQSDLREAQSERDAQRERVAEVESDLDDLEEDADRLEWEIDELESEVGAYDPEEIPDHETVEENVARLESEMDALEPVNMLAIDEYDEVEAELDDLQERRDTLVDERDAIQERIEGYEQRKKETFMAAFEAIDDHFQDIFERLSAGTGELHLEDEDDPFEGGLTMKAQPGDKPVQRLDAMSGGEKSLTALAFIFAIQRHNPAPFYALDEVDAFLDAANAERVGEMVDDLAGEAQFVVVSHRSALLDRSERAIGVTMQGDNVSAVTGIQLDDTPEATADD; translated from the coding sequence ATGCACATCTCCGAACTCGTCCTCGACGACTTCAAGAGCTTCGGCCGGAAGACCCGCATCCCGTTCTACGAGGATTTCACCGTCATCACGGGGCCGAACGGCTCCGGGAAGAGCAACATCATCGACGCCGTCCTCTTCACGCTCGGCCTCGCGCGGACCCGCGGGATCCGCGCCGAGAAACTGACCGACCTCATCTACAACCCCGGTCACGAGGCCGACGACGACCGGTCGGGCCCCCGTGAGGCGAGCGTCACCGTCGTCCTCGACAACGGCGACGGCACGCTCGACCGCTCGCAGGTGGTCAACGCCGCCGGCACGGAGGACGTCGGCGACGTCGACGAGATATCGGTCAAGCGTCGCGTCAAGGAGACCGAGGACAACTACTACTCCTACTACTACCTCAACGGGCGGTCGGTCAACCTCTCGGACATCCGTGATCTGCTGGCGCAGGCGGGCGTGACGCCCGAAGGGTACAACGTCGTCATGCAGGGCGACGTGACCGAGATCATCAACATGTCGGCGGGTCAACGCCGGACTATCGTCGACGAGATCGCCGGAGTCGCCGAGTTCGACGCGAAAAAGGAGGACGCCTTCGAGGAACTGGAGGTCGTCCAGGAGCACATCGACGAGGCGGACCTCCGCATCGAGGAGAAGGAGACTCGTCTCGATCAACTCGAGGACGAGCGCGAGACGGCGCTCGAGTACCAGTCGCTCCGCGAGGAGAAGGCGGAGTACGAGGGCTACCTGAAGGCCGCCGAACTCGAAGAGAAGCGAACCGCCTTGGAGCGGACGGAGAAACGGACCGAGGCCAAAGAACAGGAACTCGCCGACCGGCAGGCGACTCTCGAGGAACACCAGTCCGAAGTCGACCGCCTGGAAGCCGACCTCGACGACCTCACTCGGGAGATCGAGCGCAAGGGCGAGGACGAACAGCTCCGGATCAAAGGCGAAATCGAGGAGACCAAAGGCGAGATCGGTCGCCTCGAAGCGACCATCGAGAGTCAAGAAGAGACGATCGAGGACGCCGAACAGGAGCGCCGGGAGGCCTTCGTCAGCCTCGATCGCAAGAACGAGGAACTCGACGACCTCGAAGACGAGATCCGGTCGATCAAAGTCGAGAAGGCGTCGGTCAAAGGCGACATCGAGGAGAAGGAGTCGGAGCTCCAAGCGGTAGAAGACGAGATCGAGAACGTCGACACGGCGTTCGACGAACTCAAGGCGGAGCTCGCCGAGCACAAGGAGACCCTCGAAGAGCGCAAGACCGAGCGCAACGACGCCCAGCGCGAGAAGGACCGCCTCCTCGACGAGGCACGCCGGCGCTCGAATCGGATCGGCGAGGCCCAGTCGGAACTGGAGGCGGCCCACGAGCGGGTGCCCGAGTTGAAAGCCGAACTGTCGGATCTGCGGGGCGAACTCGACCGTGCCGAGCGGAATCGCGAGACGATCGAAGACGCGATCGAGGAGTTGCGCTCGGAGAAGGCCGACCTGAACGACGACCTCGGCGAAATCGAGGACGACCTCCGGACGAAACAGAACGAGTACGCGGAACTCGAGGCGCGCGCGGACCGCGACGGCGACGACTCCTGGCCACGGTCGGTGACGACCGTCCTCAACGGCGGCATCGACGGCGTCCACGGTGCAGTCGGCCAGTTGGGAAGTGTCGACCCCGAGTACGCCACCGCGTGTGAGACCGCCGCCGGCGGCCGACTGGCGAACGTCGTCGTCGACGACGACGGCGTCGGCGCGACCTGCATCGATCACCTCAAATCCCGGTCGGCGGGGCGGGCGACCTTCCTCCCCATCACCGAGATGGACCGTCGCGGGCTCCCCTCGAAGCCCTCGCACCCCGGCGTCGTCGACTTCGCGCGGAACCTCGTCGACTACGACGACCGCTACGCCGGCGTCTTCTCCTACGTCCTCGGGTCGACGCTCGTGGTCGAGGACATGGACACCGCGCGGGACCTGATGGGCGACTACCGCCTCGTGACGCTGGACGGCGACCTCGCCGAGAAGAGCGGCGCGATGACCGGCGGCTCCGGCGGCGGGTCGCGTTACTCCTTCACGAAGAGCGGAAAGGGAAAACTGGAGCGACTAGCCGAGGAGATAGAGAGTCTGGAGGACGACCGCCGGGCGGTCCGCGAGGAGATCCGCGACGTGGAGTCCCGCCTCGACGACGCCCGCGACCGCAAGGCCGACGCGACCGAGCGGGTGCGCGAGGTCGAGGCGGAGATCGAGGACGTCGAGACGGAACTCGCGGACACGGAGGCCGAAATCGAGGAGTTGGAGGACGAACTCGACGGTCTCCGTGACGAACGCGAGGAGGTCGACGCGGAGATGAGCGAGTTGGAGGAGCGTATCGACGAACTGGACGGCGAGATCGAGGGGATCGAAGCCGAGATCGAGGCGTTGGAGGCCGATCTCGCGGACTCGCGGATCCCCGAACTCACGGACCGAAAGGAGGGAATCGAGGCAGACCTCGCGGACCTGCACGACCGGATGGACGACCTCGACGCTCAACTCAACCAGACACGAGTCGAGGCTGAGTACGCAGAGGAGGCCGTCGACGACCTCGAATCGACGATCGAGGCGGCCAAAGAGCGCAAGCGCGAGGCCGCCGACCGGATCGAGGAGTTGGAGGCCGAGGTCGAGGACCGGGAGGCGACGTTGGCGGAGAAGCGCGCGGCGATCGAGGATCTGGAGGACGAACTCGCGGACCTCAAGGCCGAGCGGGAGGGCCTCCAGAGCGACCTCCGCGAGGCGCAGTCGGAGCGCGACGCCCAGCGCGAGCGCGTTGCCGAGGTGGAGAGCGACCTCGACGACCTCGAGGAGGACGCCGACCGCCTGGAGTGGGAGATCGACGAGCTCGAGAGCGAGGTCGGGGCGTACGATCCCGAGGAGATCCCGGATCACGAGACCGTCGAGGAGAACGTCGCGCGACTGGAGTCGGAGATGGACGCGCTCGAACCCGTCAACATGCTCGCGATCGACGAGTACGACGAGGTGGAGGCGGAACTCGACGACTTACAGGAGCGACGCGACACGCTCGTCGACGAGCGCGACGCCATCCAGGAGCGGATCGAGGGATACGAGCAACGGAAGAAGGAGACGTTCATGGCGGCGTTCGAGGCCATCGACGACCACTTCCAGGACATCTTCGAGCGGCTCTCGGCGGGGACGGGCGAGTTGCATCTGGAAGACGAGGACGACCCCTTCGAGGGTGGCCTGACGATGAAGGCCCAGCCGGGCGACAAACCGGTCCAGCGGCTGGACGCGATGAGCGGCGGCGAGAAGTCGCTGACCGCGCTCGCGTTCATCTTCGCCATCCAGCGCCACAACCCCGCGCCCTTCTACGCGCTGGACGAGGTGGACGCCTTCCTCGACGCGGCCAACGCCGAGCGGGTGGGCGAGATGGTCGACGACCTGGCCGGTGAGGCGCAGTTCGTCGTCGTCTCGCACCGCTCGGCCCTGCTCGATCGGTCGGAGCGGGCCATCGGCGTCACCATGCAGGGCGACAACGTGAGCGCGGTCACGGGCATCCAACTCGACGACACCCCGGAGGCGACAGCCGATGACTGA
- a CDS encoding ScpA family protein, whose protein sequence is MTEDPLPDDVDLPQTDEDEVEPVELLVQLAEDGEIDPWDIDIVEVTDAFLDRLDETDLRTSGRALFYASVLLRMKSDGILDDGSEENAEMEPWEAAMEGGEGSRSPHGPDPIDALDAELDRRLERKHARGSPETLDELVRELREAERDSWWKESRSYDTSASPGGYDRGTQTLDYRAADDLREGGEPTENDVTGTTHAEDIETKIEAVREAVRTHYDAGRAEVLFAEVREAAGAPVDTFLALLFLSHRGEIRLRQDDLFGDLWIRDPSAPGVGDEAVAD, encoded by the coding sequence ATGACTGAGGATCCCCTCCCGGACGACGTCGACCTCCCGCAGACCGACGAGGACGAGGTCGAACCTGTCGAACTCCTCGTCCAACTGGCCGAAGACGGCGAGATCGATCCCTGGGACATCGACATCGTCGAGGTGACCGACGCCTTCCTCGACCGCCTCGACGAGACGGACCTCCGCACGTCCGGGCGGGCGCTGTTCTACGCGAGTGTCCTCCTGCGGATGAAAAGCGACGGCATCCTCGACGACGGGAGCGAGGAAAACGCGGAGATGGAGCCGTGGGAGGCGGCCATGGAGGGCGGCGAGGGGTCACGGAGCCCACACGGGCCGGACCCCATCGACGCCCTCGACGCGGAACTCGACCGCCGGCTGGAGCGCAAACACGCCCGCGGCTCGCCCGAGACGCTGGACGAGCTCGTCCGGGAGCTCCGCGAGGCGGAGCGCGACTCGTGGTGGAAGGAGTCCCGTTCCTACGACACCTCGGCGTCGCCCGGCGGCTACGACCGCGGCACACAGACGCTCGACTACCGGGCGGCCGACGACCTTCGCGAGGGCGGCGAGCCGACCGAGAACGACGTGACCGGCACCACCCACGCCGAGGACATCGAGACGAAGATCGAGGCGGTACGCGAGGCGGTCCGCACTCACTACGACGCCGGCCGGGCGGAGGTGCTGTTCGCCGAGGTGCGTGAGGCCGCCGGTGCGCCGGTGGATACGTTCCTCGCCCTCCTCTTTCTCTCCCACCGCGGCGAGATCAGGCTCCGGCAGGACGACCTCTTCGGCGACCTCTGGATCCGCGACCCGTCGGCACCGGGGGTCGGCGACGAAGCCGTGGCGGACTGA
- a CDS encoding AEC family transporter, giving the protein MRLPRGPSSWGWRVTALLSIFATAILPIVALAGVGVVLGRRREVAIGPLNTVTVYVLVPALVFHSIATATLAQATLARIAVATVAFMLVMLVVAELVGRLLGESEPILSALVLVSAFPNSGNYGVPLSEFAFGVDGRGTAVLYLTVQGVVLYTVGVYVAGRGGGSRGIAGMKRALEIPLVYAVVAAVLARWLDAVPPADGTAMETLALVGNASIPLMLLILGVQLADTDYGAALSRVGPAAVLKMGVAPVVGVAVVLLVGFENPTVARTFVLECATPAAITPLLLVVEFGGESAGDGLSVAEYVSTAVLVTTLLSVPLLTVLIAVLESGLLV; this is encoded by the coding sequence ATGCGACTCCCCCGAGGACCATCGAGTTGGGGGTGGCGCGTGACCGCACTGCTCTCCATCTTCGCGACGGCCATCCTCCCCATCGTCGCACTGGCCGGCGTCGGCGTCGTCCTCGGCCGCCGCCGCGAGGTGGCCATCGGCCCACTGAACACCGTCACGGTGTACGTCCTCGTTCCGGCGCTCGTCTTCCACAGCATCGCCACGGCGACGCTCGCACAGGCGACGCTCGCCCGCATCGCCGTCGCCACCGTCGCGTTCATGCTCGTCATGCTCGTCGTCGCGGAGCTCGTGGGGCGGCTGCTGGGCGAGTCCGAACCCATCCTGAGCGCGCTCGTCCTCGTGAGTGCCTTCCCCAACTCCGGCAACTACGGCGTCCCGCTCTCGGAGTTCGCCTTCGGCGTCGACGGCCGAGGTACCGCCGTTCTCTACCTGACCGTCCAGGGAGTCGTCCTCTACACCGTCGGCGTCTACGTCGCGGGACGCGGCGGCGGGTCGCGCGGAATCGCGGGCATGAAACGTGCACTCGAGATTCCGCTGGTCTACGCCGTCGTCGCCGCGGTGCTCGCCCGCTGGCTCGACGCCGTCCCCCCGGCGGACGGCACCGCCATGGAGACGCTCGCGCTCGTCGGCAACGCCTCCATCCCCCTCATGTTGCTGATCCTCGGGGTCCAACTCGCCGACACCGACTACGGAGCCGCGCTCTCCCGCGTCGGCCCCGCTGCGGTCCTGAAGATGGGTGTCGCACCCGTCGTCGGCGTCGCCGTCGTCCTACTCGTCGGGTTCGAGAATCCGACCGTCGCACGCACGTTCGTCCTCGAGTGTGCGACACCGGCGGCGATCACCCCGCTCCTCCTCGTCGTCGAGTTCGGCGGCGAATCCGCCGGCGACGGTCTCTCTGTCGCCGAGTACGTCAGCACGGCCGTGCTCGTCACGACGCTCCTGAGCGTGCCGCTCCTGACCGTGTTGATCGCGGTGCTGGAGAGTGGCCTGCTCGTGTAG
- a CDS encoding phosphoribosyltransferase → MSDLPDDFTCTITNWEYIYGLCRDVADEVRAAEFDPDVIVALARGGWFAGRCCCDFLGLDDLTSLKMEHYVGTAAKGADPEVRYPMPEGSVAGKDVLIVDDIADTGESLRHAHEYVADRDPSAVRTATLQLLDTSEFDPDFVGERLEEWAWIVYPWNFIEDMIDLIEGVMERADADRFDRADVRHLLADEHDIQRIEMEIAQPDRLGEVLAEMERRSVIEPTDHAEAWRLA, encoded by the coding sequence ATGAGCGACCTCCCGGACGATTTCACCTGCACGATCACGAACTGGGAGTACATCTACGGGCTCTGCCGGGACGTGGCCGACGAAGTGCGGGCCGCGGAGTTCGACCCCGACGTGATCGTCGCGCTCGCTCGGGGCGGCTGGTTCGCCGGGCGCTGTTGCTGTGACTTCCTCGGCCTCGACGACCTCACCAGCCTCAAGATGGAGCACTACGTCGGCACCGCGGCGAAGGGGGCCGACCCCGAGGTCCGGTATCCGATGCCCGAGGGGAGCGTCGCGGGCAAGGACGTCCTGATCGTCGACGACATCGCCGACACGGGCGAGTCGCTGCGCCACGCCCACGAGTACGTCGCCGACCGCGACCCCTCGGCGGTGCGGACGGCCACCCTCCAACTTCTCGACACCAGCGAGTTCGATCCCGACTTCGTCGGCGAGCGTCTGGAGGAGTGGGCGTGGATCGTCTACCCGTGGAACTTCATCGAGGACATGATCGACCTGATCGAGGGTGTGATGGAACGGGCCGACGCCGACCGATTCGACCGGGCGGACGTGCGACACCTGCTCGCGGACGAACACGACATCCAGCGCATCGAGATGGAGATCGCCCAGCCCGACCGTCTCGGCGAAGTGCTCGCGGAGATGGAGCGCCGGTCGGTGATCGAACCGACCGACCACGCCGAGGCCTGGCGACTCGCCTGA
- a CDS encoding PhzF family phenazine biosynthesis protein, with product MDTRRTLLIDAFTDEPLTGNPAGVVPDAAGLDAAQMGAIARELNASETAFLTDDDDSDRRIRYFTPTQEVDLCGHATVASLAHLHDQGVLDGEGSLRTNVGVLDVSVEEGVAWMAQDDPSVETVDLDYDRVGETLGVDPAALRDVGADLPAAVASTGLPFLIVPVNFLEHLADADPDPDAVADLAAAHGATGVYTFTFDTLDAASTLHARMFAPGAGVPEDPVTGTASGACGAYLHTVDAFDDPPEEMRFEQGHFVDRPGLVRVRVDEGVRVGGRAVTALDGTLVVPSSDGDDIVEA from the coding sequence ATGGACACGCGCCGGACCCTGTTGATCGACGCCTTCACCGACGAACCGCTCACGGGCAACCCGGCGGGTGTCGTCCCCGACGCTGCCGGTCTCGACGCCGCACAGATGGGGGCGATCGCCCGCGAACTCAACGCCAGCGAGACGGCCTTCCTCACCGACGACGACGACTCGGACCGCCGGATTCGCTACTTCACACCCACACAGGAGGTCGACCTCTGTGGACACGCCACGGTCGCGAGTCTCGCCCACCTGCACGACCAGGGTGTCCTCGACGGCGAGGGATCGCTCCGGACGAACGTCGGCGTCCTCGACGTGTCGGTCGAGGAGGGGGTCGCGTGGATGGCCCAAGACGATCCGTCGGTCGAGACCGTCGACCTCGACTACGACCGCGTGGGCGAGACGCTGGGTGTCGACCCGGCGGCGCTCCGGGACGTGGGCGCGGACCTCCCGGCAGCGGTGGCCTCGACCGGTCTCCCCTTCCTGATCGTGCCGGTGAACTTCCTCGAACACCTGGCCGACGCCGACCCCGATCCGGACGCGGTAGCCGACCTCGCGGCCGCCCACGGCGCGACGGGCGTGTACACCTTCACGTTCGACACGCTGGACGCGGCGTCGACGCTCCACGCCCGGATGTTCGCGCCGGGGGCGGGCGTGCCGGAAGATCCCGTCACGGGGACGGCCAGCGGTGCCTGTGGCGCGTACCTCCACACCGTCGACGCGTTCGACGACCCGCCCGAGGAGATGCGGTTCGAACAGGGCCACTTCGTCGACCGACCGGGACTGGTCCGGGTCCGCGTCGACGAGGGGGTCCGGGTCGGCGGGCGCGCGGTCACGGCCCTCGACGGCACACTCGTGGTTCCGTCGAGCGACGGTGACGACATCGTCGAAGCCTGA
- the ppsA gene encoding phosphoenolpyruvate synthase, whose translation MAVAWLEDVRATDLGTVGGKAASLGELTEAGLPVPPGYVVTAGTYRTFIEEAGIDDELFEAVDVDSDDSAALEAAHDRAHELIMETPVPESVREGILEAYRDLDDGKAFVAVRSSATAEDLPDASFAGQQETFLNVTEEDLVERVKECWASLFSQRAIYYRNQKGFPHDEVDIAVVVQKMVDAEKSGVMFTSHPSTGDPRIIIEAAWGLGEAVVAGAVSPDNYVVDRTTSEVEAMNVATKKVMHVKDEATGETVETEVPEGKRDQQVLEQAEIDRLVELGKKVEDHYGEPQDVEWAVVDGEVYMLQSRPITTIDEGESEDADAESQSESGNDDTLLSGLGASPGIAVGPVRIVTKLDHLDQVREGDVIVTEMTMPDMVPAMKRAAAIVTDEGGMTSHAAIVSRELGVPAVVGTGGATKTLEDGQEVTVDGEMGTVVKGRAAQSEPTVEPSEDSPSGPRPKPVTATEVKVNVSIPDAAERAADTGADGVGLLRIEHLVLSLGKTPERYIEDEGAEAYIDELTDGIRQVAEAFYPRPVRVRTLDAPTDEFRQLEGGDDEPHEHNPMLGYRGIRRSLDRPDVFEHELEAFSRLYDMGYENLEIMFPLVNDGEDVARARDRMAAAGIDPEKRDWGVMIETPASALGVEDIVEEGVDFVSFGTNDLTQYVLAVDRNNEHVSDRFDELHPAVLDIMGETLDACNAAGVDTSICGQAGSTPEMVEFLVRNGITSISANIDAVQDVLETVDGVEEQLILDAVR comes from the coding sequence ATGGCTGTAGCTTGGCTGGAGGACGTACGGGCCACCGATCTGGGGACGGTCGGTGGCAAGGCGGCTTCGCTCGGCGAACTCACGGAGGCTGGACTCCCCGTTCCGCCGGGATACGTCGTAACGGCCGGCACCTATCGGACCTTCATCGAGGAGGCCGGCATCGACGACGAACTGTTCGAGGCCGTCGACGTCGACTCCGACGACTCGGCGGCGCTCGAAGCGGCCCACGACCGCGCGCACGAACTCATCATGGAGACGCCCGTCCCCGAGTCGGTGCGCGAGGGCATCCTCGAGGCGTACCGCGACCTCGACGACGGGAAGGCGTTCGTCGCCGTCCGGTCGTCTGCCACCGCGGAGGACCTCCCGGACGCCTCCTTCGCCGGTCAGCAGGAGACGTTCCTCAACGTGACCGAAGAGGACCTGGTCGAACGGGTCAAGGAGTGTTGGGCGTCGCTGTTCTCCCAGCGCGCCATCTACTACCGCAACCAGAAGGGGTTCCCCCACGACGAGGTCGACATCGCGGTCGTCGTCCAGAAGATGGTCGACGCCGAGAAGAGCGGCGTGATGTTCACCAGTCACCCCTCGACCGGCGATCCGCGCATCATCATCGAGGCGGCGTGGGGACTGGGCGAGGCGGTCGTCGCCGGCGCGGTCTCCCCGGACAACTACGTCGTCGATCGGACGACGAGCGAGGTCGAGGCGATGAACGTCGCGACCAAGAAGGTGATGCACGTCAAAGACGAGGCGACGGGCGAGACGGTCGAGACGGAGGTGCCCGAAGGGAAACGCGACCAGCAGGTGCTCGAACAGGCGGAGATCGATAGACTGGTCGAACTCGGCAAGAAGGTCGAGGACCACTACGGCGAACCACAGGACGTGGAGTGGGCAGTCGTCGACGGCGAGGTGTACATGCTCCAGTCCCGCCCCATCACGACCATCGACGAGGGCGAAAGCGAGGACGCCGACGCCGAGAGCCAGAGCGAGAGCGGGAACGACGACACGCTGCTGTCGGGTCTCGGCGCGAGTCCGGGCATCGCCGTCGGTCCCGTCCGGATCGTGACGAAACTCGACCACCTGGATCAGGTGCGCGAGGGCGACGTGATCGTCACCGAGATGACGATGCCGGACATGGTGCCGGCGATGAAGCGCGCGGCAGCCATCGTCACCGACGAGGGTGGCATGACCTCCCACGCGGCCATCGTCTCCCGGGAACTCGGCGTCCCGGCGGTGGTCGGCACCGGTGGCGCGACGAAGACGCTCGAAGACGGACAGGAGGTCACCGTCGACGGCGAGATGGGGACTGTGGTCAAGGGGCGTGCGGCCCAGTCGGAACCGACCGTCGAGCCGTCCGAGGACTCGCCGTCCGGCCCACGGCCGAAGCCGGTGACGGCGACGGAGGTGAAGGTGAACGTCTCCATCCCCGACGCCGCGGAGCGTGCGGCCGACACGGGTGCCGACGGCGTCGGCCTCCTGCGGATCGAGCACTTGGTCCTCTCGCTGGGGAAGACCCCCGAGCGGTACATCGAGGACGAGGGTGCCGAGGCCTACATCGACGAACTCACCGACGGCATCCGGCAGGTCGCGGAGGCGTTCTACCCCCGTCCCGTCCGGGTCCGCACCCTCGACGCCCCCACCGACGAGTTCCGACAGTTGGAGGGCGGCGACGACGAACCCCACGAGCACAACCCGATGCTCGGCTACCGCGGCATCCGGCGGAGCCTCGACCGTCCCGACGTGTTCGAACACGAACTCGAGGCGTTCAGCCGCCTCTACGACATGGGGTACGAGAACCTCGAGATCATGTTCCCGCTGGTCAACGACGGCGAGGACGTGGCCCGCGCTCGCGACCGCATGGCGGCCGCGGGGATCGATCCCGAGAAGCGTGACTGGGGCGTGATGATCGAGACGCCGGCGAGTGCGCTCGGCGTCGAGGACATCGTCGAGGAGGGAGTCGACTTCGTCTCCTTCGGGACGAACGACCTGACACAGTACGTCCTGGCGGTCGACCGCAACAACGAACACGTCTCCGACCGCTTCGACGAACTCCACCCCGCGGTGCTGGACATTATGGGCGAGACGCTCGACGCCTGCAACGCGGCCGGCGTCGACACGAGCATCTGTGGGCAGGCCGGATCGACCCCCGAGATGGTCGAGTTCCTCGTCCGGAACGGCATCACTTCGATCAGCGCCAACATCGACGCGGTGCAGGACGTCCTAGAGACGGTCGACGGCGTTGAGGAGCAGTTGATCCTCGACGCGGTGCGGTAG
- a CDS encoding YqaA family protein, with protein sequence MDAFVIPLATDLLGFEWLTRLVRTATGWVGLAIIFVYSFLIAFALPGVSEVVLLAPLNLGLSTEARLAIIILVSAVGKAAGSVFAFHIGQEAKESGPVIRWLRRSRFDVIEWSERRTVDVARRWGYAGLAVALSVPFFPDTLSIYAFAVLEEDYVRFAAATFVGSVGRLLVTLALGAGVVAVL encoded by the coding sequence GTGGACGCGTTCGTCATCCCGTTGGCGACGGATCTCCTCGGCTTCGAGTGGCTCACGCGCCTCGTCCGCACGGCGACCGGGTGGGTCGGGCTGGCGATCATCTTCGTCTACTCCTTCCTCATCGCCTTCGCGCTGCCCGGCGTCAGCGAAGTCGTGCTGTTGGCTCCGCTGAACCTCGGGCTATCGACCGAGGCGCGCCTGGCGATCATCATCCTCGTCTCGGCGGTCGGCAAGGCCGCCGGGAGCGTCTTCGCCTTCCACATCGGGCAGGAAGCCAAGGAGTCCGGTCCGGTGATCCGGTGGCTCCGGCGCTCCCGCTTCGACGTGATCGAATGGTCGGAGCGACGCACCGTCGACGTCGCGCGGCGCTGGGGCTACGCCGGCCTCGCCGTCGCGCTGTCGGTCCCCTTCTTCCCGGACACGCTCTCGATATACGCCTTCGCCGTCCTCGAGGAGGATTACGTCAGGTTCGCCGCCGCCACCTTCGTCGGGAGCGTCGGCCGACTGCTCGTCACGCTCGCGCTAGGTGCGGGCGTGGTCGCGGTCCTTTAG